One window of the Arthrobacter sp. D5-1 genome contains the following:
- a CDS encoding LacI family DNA-binding transcriptional regulator, producing the protein MTDVTSIGTATTPTKRGRGEKSSATIYDIAKLAGVNPSTVSRALSKPGRVSAKTQKIIEDAAAELNYQVNPFARALPTGRTQTIGLIVADITNPTFFDIIRGAETTGSARDYTLVLAESAESPETEVTAARRLLSTVDGLILASPRMDDDHIRALAADKPVAVINREIQGVPCVVPDVNKGISEAVRSLAANGHEKLAYVAGPKQSWMTARRWEGVKAAAEWSKLSAVRLESSKPTVDGGRQVARDVLESGATAVITYNDLLAIGLMQELQAGGMRVPDQISIVGFDDIFGADFTTPALTTVRSPLGECGTRAVTILLDMLQGQDAPGEAVRVETELVVRGSSGRLLVQPT; encoded by the coding sequence GTGACTGACGTGACGAGCATTGGAACAGCAACCACGCCCACCAAACGAGGCCGGGGGGAGAAGTCCTCTGCCACGATCTACGACATCGCGAAGCTGGCGGGCGTGAATCCCTCCACTGTGTCCCGCGCCCTGAGTAAGCCTGGCCGCGTTAGCGCCAAGACGCAGAAGATTATTGAGGATGCGGCAGCGGAGCTGAATTATCAGGTCAACCCCTTCGCGCGGGCCTTGCCCACCGGCCGCACCCAGACCATCGGCTTGATCGTCGCGGACATCACCAACCCCACGTTCTTCGACATCATCCGCGGCGCTGAAACCACCGGCTCAGCCCGCGATTACACGTTGGTTCTGGCTGAGTCTGCCGAGTCGCCGGAGACTGAGGTAACCGCCGCCCGGCGCCTCCTCAGCACGGTGGACGGCCTTATTTTGGCCAGCCCGCGCATGGATGACGACCACATCCGCGCCTTGGCCGCGGACAAACCCGTGGCCGTCATCAACCGCGAGATCCAAGGTGTGCCCTGCGTTGTTCCCGACGTCAACAAGGGCATCAGCGAAGCCGTGCGCAGTTTGGCCGCCAATGGCCACGAAAAGCTGGCGTACGTCGCCGGCCCCAAGCAGTCCTGGATGACGGCCCGCCGTTGGGAAGGCGTCAAAGCCGCCGCCGAATGGTCCAAGCTGAGCGCGGTGCGCCTCGAGTCGTCAAAACCAACGGTCGACGGCGGCCGGCAGGTTGCGCGCGACGTCCTGGAGAGCGGTGCCACGGCGGTCATCACCTACAACGACCTCCTGGCCATTGGCTTGATGCAGGAATTGCAGGCCGGGGGCATGCGCGTTCCGGACCAGATCAGCATTGTTGGCTTTGACGACATTTTTGGCGCCGATTTCACTACTCCCGCCCTGACCACGGTCCGCTCGCCGTTGGGAGAGTGCGGTACCCGCGCCGTGACCATCCTGCTGGACATGCTCCAAGGCCAGGACGCCCCGGGCGAAGCTGTCCGGGTGGAAACGGAGCTCGTGGTGCGCGGCTCCAGTGGACGGCTGTTGGTCCAGCCCACCTGA
- the chvE gene encoding multiple monosaccharide ABC transporter substrate-binding protein, with the protein MLPRKESIVRLKKLLGAVAVVLTLTVGATGCGSRGGTAESTSSANPSDSLVGISMPTQTSERWIADGANVEKSLKDLGYKTDLQFANDDIPTQVSQIENMLTKGAKALIIAAIDGTTLTDVLAKAKEQNVKVIAYDRLINGTPNVDYYTTFDNYTVGVQQATSLLTGLGLVDPSGKKVEGKGPFNVELFAGSPDDNNANFFWTGAMDTLKPYLDAGTLKVPSGQTKFEQAAILRWQAPVAQKRMEDILTSAYSSGTKLDGVLSPYDGLSIGIISALTSTGGYSTGSLPVVTGQDAEKGSVKSIVAGEQYSTIFKDTRQLGAQAVKMVDAVLKGTEPETNDTKTYNNKVKVVPAFLLKSVIITKDNFQKELIDSGYYKESDVK; encoded by the coding sequence ATGCTGCCGCGGAAGGAGAGCATCGTGAGATTGAAAAAACTCCTGGGCGCCGTAGCGGTTGTCCTGACCTTGACCGTGGGAGCCACGGGCTGCGGAAGCCGTGGAGGCACTGCGGAGTCCACCAGCAGCGCGAACCCCAGCGATTCCCTGGTGGGCATTTCGATGCCTACCCAGACCTCCGAACGCTGGATCGCGGATGGCGCCAACGTGGAGAAGTCCCTGAAGGACCTCGGCTACAAGACGGACCTTCAGTTCGCCAACGACGACATTCCTACGCAGGTTTCCCAGATTGAGAACATGCTGACCAAGGGCGCGAAGGCCTTGATCATCGCGGCCATCGATGGCACCACCCTGACCGACGTCCTGGCCAAAGCCAAGGAGCAGAACGTCAAGGTCATCGCCTATGACCGGCTCATCAACGGAACACCGAACGTGGACTACTACACCACCTTCGACAACTACACCGTGGGCGTCCAACAGGCTACCTCGCTGCTGACCGGGCTTGGCCTGGTTGACCCCAGCGGCAAGAAGGTAGAGGGCAAGGGCCCGTTCAACGTAGAGCTGTTCGCGGGAAGCCCGGACGACAACAACGCCAACTTCTTCTGGACCGGCGCCATGGACACCCTCAAGCCGTACCTGGATGCCGGTACGTTGAAGGTCCCCAGCGGCCAGACCAAGTTTGAGCAGGCAGCCATCCTGCGCTGGCAGGCACCAGTAGCCCAGAAGCGCATGGAAGACATCCTTACCTCGGCCTACAGCTCCGGCACCAAGCTGGACGGCGTTCTGTCCCCGTACGACGGCCTTTCCATCGGTATCATTTCCGCCCTGACCAGCACCGGCGGCTACTCCACCGGAAGCCTTCCCGTGGTCACCGGACAGGATGCAGAAAAGGGCTCCGTTAAGTCCATCGTCGCAGGCGAGCAGTACTCCACGATCTTCAAGGACACCCGCCAGCTCGGCGCTCAGGCCGTGAAGATGGTGGACGCTGTCCTCAAGGGCACCGAGCCGGAAACCAATGACACCAAGACCTACAACAACAAGGTCAAGGTTGTTCCGGCCTTCCTGCTGAAGTCCGTCATCATCACGAAGGACAACTTCCAGAAGGAACTCATCGACTCGGGCTACTACAAGGAATCCGACGTCAAGTAA
- a CDS encoding mannitol dehydrogenase family protein, with product MNAALPRLNRETRPAGKAPVRIVHLGLGAFHRSHQAWYTQHAADAGEWGIASFTGRRPDAADVLAGQDGLFTVVERSDAGDSFEVVGSIVEAVDGANVGRLVELVAAPQTAVVTLTITEAAYGLGAGDAPLLLSGQEPATPLGRLVLGLAARKDADAGPLAVVSCDNLSDNGNVTRDGVLGIAGEFDGGLAVWIEANVSFVSTSVDRITPRTTADDVALVSEKCGYRDDAPVVTEPFRNWVLSGDFPAGRPRWEDAGAVFVDDIEPYENRKLWLLNGAHSILAYAGQLRGHSTVAEALADPVCLRAVEDFWDEASRHLANDDLGIPEYREALLQRFGNSRIAHHLAQIAVDASTKLRMRAVPVLRAERAAGRTGEAAARMIAVWAAYVETNAGLQDPRASEVEHANQLSGLDRIAALVSLLDAGLAGEPAVVELVHRLGQAFATQAKPVAISGNPT from the coding sequence GTGAACGCCGCGCTTCCGCGTCTCAACCGCGAGACCCGCCCCGCCGGCAAGGCGCCGGTCCGGATTGTCCACCTGGGCCTCGGTGCCTTCCACCGTTCGCACCAGGCCTGGTACACGCAGCACGCCGCTGACGCGGGGGAGTGGGGAATCGCCTCCTTCACCGGCCGCCGACCGGACGCCGCTGATGTCCTCGCCGGACAGGACGGTTTGTTTACCGTGGTGGAGCGATCCGACGCCGGTGACTCCTTTGAGGTAGTGGGCAGCATCGTCGAAGCCGTGGATGGCGCCAACGTTGGCCGGCTGGTTGAACTGGTCGCCGCGCCGCAGACCGCCGTGGTCACCCTGACCATCACGGAGGCAGCGTACGGCCTCGGTGCCGGCGACGCCCCGCTGCTGCTTTCCGGCCAAGAGCCCGCGACGCCGTTGGGCCGCTTGGTCCTGGGCCTCGCCGCGCGTAAGGATGCCGATGCCGGCCCCCTGGCCGTCGTTTCGTGCGACAACCTTTCGGACAACGGAAACGTCACCCGGGATGGCGTGCTGGGTATCGCCGGAGAATTCGACGGCGGCCTGGCCGTCTGGATCGAGGCGAACGTGAGCTTCGTGAGCACGTCAGTTGACCGGATTACACCCCGAACAACTGCGGATGACGTTGCCCTGGTGAGTGAAAAGTGCGGCTACCGGGACGACGCTCCGGTGGTCACTGAACCTTTCCGCAACTGGGTACTGAGCGGAGACTTCCCTGCAGGCCGTCCGCGGTGGGAGGACGCCGGGGCTGTCTTTGTGGATGACATCGAGCCCTATGAAAACCGCAAGCTCTGGCTTCTCAATGGTGCGCACTCCATCCTGGCCTACGCCGGGCAACTGCGTGGGCACTCGACGGTGGCCGAAGCACTTGCCGATCCCGTATGCCTGCGGGCTGTCGAAGATTTCTGGGACGAAGCGTCCAGGCACCTTGCCAATGACGACCTGGGCATTCCCGAGTACAGGGAGGCGCTTCTGCAGCGCTTTGGCAACTCCCGGATTGCACACCACTTGGCCCAGATCGCTGTGGATGCCAGCACCAAACTGCGCATGCGGGCCGTCCCTGTACTCCGCGCCGAACGCGCAGCAGGGCGAACCGGTGAAGCTGCGGCCCGGATGATCGCAGTGTGGGCCGCGTACGTGGAAACGAACGCCGGCCTGCAGGATCCCCGTGCGTCGGAGGTGGAGCATGCCAACCAGCTTTCCGGCCTTGACCGCATTGCTGCGCTGGTGTCGTTACTGGATGCCGGGCTTGCAGGGGAGCCCGCCGTCGTGGAACTGGTCCATCGGCTTGGCCAAGCATTCGCAACACAGGCGAAACCGGTTGCCATCAGTGGTAATCCAACCTAA
- the mmsA gene encoding multiple monosaccharide ABC transporter ATP-binding protein, whose product MNVPILQMRGITKTFPGVKALQDVTLDVNRGEVHAICGENGAGKSTLMKVLSGVYAHNTFDGDILFENEPCEFSSITDSEKRGIVIIHQELALSPYLSIAENIYLGNELARNGWVDWRKTNLEAAKLLARVGLSENPVTPIQHISVGKQQLVEIAKALSKEVKLLILDEPTAALNDEDSDHLLDLILHLKGQGVTSIIISHKLNEIRKVADAVTIIRDGKSIETLRLDQGQITQERIIRGMVGRDLESLYPDRTPNIGEEVLRIEDWTVQHPQDHSRMVVNNASLNVRKGEVVGLAGLMGAGRTELAMSVFGRTYGRAVSGKVYKYGEEINTSTVSDAIEHGIAYATEDRKHYGLNLIEDIKRNISMAALNKLAKRGWVDGNKETTVANHYRQSMNIKAPSVAAITGKLSGGNQQKVVLSKWMFSDPDVLILDEPTRGIDVGAKFEIYTIIAELAAAGKAVIVISSELPELLGICDRIYTLSAGHITGEVPIAEATQETLMHYMTQEKE is encoded by the coding sequence ATGAACGTACCCATTCTTCAAATGCGAGGAATCACCAAGACCTTCCCCGGGGTAAAAGCCCTGCAGGACGTCACCCTGGACGTCAACCGAGGTGAGGTTCATGCCATCTGTGGTGAGAACGGCGCCGGGAAGTCCACCCTCATGAAAGTGCTCTCCGGCGTTTACGCCCACAACACTTTCGACGGCGACATCCTTTTCGAGAACGAACCCTGCGAATTTTCAAGCATCACGGACAGCGAAAAGCGCGGCATCGTGATCATCCACCAGGAACTGGCCCTGAGCCCGTACCTGTCCATCGCCGAGAACATCTACCTCGGCAACGAGCTGGCCAGGAACGGCTGGGTGGACTGGCGGAAGACCAATCTGGAAGCCGCCAAGCTGCTGGCCCGGGTGGGCCTCAGTGAAAATCCGGTGACCCCCATCCAGCACATCAGTGTTGGCAAGCAGCAACTGGTGGAGATCGCCAAGGCACTGTCCAAAGAGGTCAAACTCCTCATTCTGGACGAGCCGACCGCGGCGCTGAACGATGAAGACTCAGACCACTTGCTGGACCTCATCCTTCACCTCAAGGGCCAGGGCGTCACCAGCATCATCATCAGCCACAAACTCAACGAGATCCGCAAAGTGGCAGACGCCGTCACCATCATCCGCGATGGCAAGTCCATCGAGACCCTGCGGCTGGATCAGGGCCAGATCACGCAGGAACGCATCATCCGTGGAATGGTGGGCCGCGACCTTGAAAGCCTCTATCCGGACCGGACTCCCAATATCGGCGAGGAAGTCCTCCGCATCGAGGATTGGACTGTCCAGCATCCCCAGGACCATTCCCGCATGGTGGTGAACAATGCCAGCCTGAACGTACGCAAGGGTGAAGTTGTAGGGCTGGCAGGCCTCATGGGTGCCGGCCGGACCGAGCTGGCCATGAGCGTCTTTGGCCGGACGTACGGGCGGGCAGTATCGGGCAAGGTTTACAAGTACGGGGAAGAAATCAACACTTCCACCGTTTCCGATGCCATCGAACACGGGATCGCCTACGCAACCGAGGACCGGAAGCACTACGGCCTGAACCTGATCGAGGACATCAAGCGCAACATCTCCATGGCCGCACTGAACAAGCTGGCCAAGCGCGGCTGGGTGGACGGCAACAAAGAGACCACCGTAGCCAACCACTACCGCCAGAGCATGAACATCAAAGCTCCCTCCGTTGCTGCCATCACGGGCAAGCTCTCGGGTGGAAACCAGCAAAAGGTAGTGCTGAGCAAATGGATGTTCTCAGACCCGGACGTCCTGATCCTGGACGAACCAACCCGTGGAATCGACGTCGGCGCCAAGTTTGAGATCTACACCATCATTGCCGAGCTGGCAGCCGCGGGGAAAGCAGTCATTGTGATCTCCTCTGAGCTTCCGGAGCTCCTGGGCATCTGCGACAGGATCTATACCCTGTCCGCAGGCCACATCACCGGCGAAGTCCCCATCGCCGAAGCCACCCAGGAAACCCTCATGCACTACATGACCCAAGAGAAGGAATAG
- a CDS encoding gluconokinase, GntK/IdnK-type, producing MTGKPAGSEDGHRHHIVVMGVAGCGKSTVGAALADRIGAEFLDGDSLHPQANIDKMASGTPLNDDDRAPWLAEIGRRFPASNSALVIACSALKRSYRNIIRSADPSVVFVHLHGTRELLNARMTARPGHFMPASLLDSQLAALEALDDDEAGIVVDIASPVEDIVNDVHAALTGRSAAYAGPHLVDLAAAPYNLGDAAVEWVENTIGSMTLEEKIGQLFINHNNDYSPAYLDGVLENFHVGGMRYRPGPSSAVQEHIRYAQSKTRIPLLIASNPEMGGAGSCDDGTFVSTHLQAGSHPDKAIARQMGQVAGVETAALGCNWAFAPIVDIHYNWRNTVISTRAFGNTPEIVVERAKEYFDGISESPTVCAMKHFPGDGIDERDQHVVTSYNTLGYDDWNASYGHVYREMIGHGVQSIMVGHIGAPELSRHFRPGLSDAEILPATLAPELLQDLLRGELGFNGLVLTDASLMVGLTQAMKRRDLVPATIAAGCDMFLFFRNPEEDFGYMLDGYKSGVISEGRLQDALRRILGLKASLGLHLASRESLVPSAEALAAIGSEAHRAIAADVADKTVTLVKDTARNLPITPRTHPRIRLYGISGGADFTRADPLAYLDTVREELEAAGFEVSVFRTAEQREAAGEAGMNFMRVLSEEATGDYAERYDAAFVFANVKGFAQEASIRIKWSSPMAAEIPWYATEVPTVFVSLNQPNHLIDVPMVKTAIHAHAATREAIRATIQKIQGKSGFQGTFNQNVFCDSFDTRL from the coding sequence ATGACTGGTAAACCTGCCGGCTCTGAAGATGGGCACCGCCACCACATCGTAGTGATGGGCGTGGCCGGCTGCGGCAAGAGCACCGTGGGCGCCGCGCTCGCGGACCGTATTGGCGCTGAATTCCTCGACGGCGATTCGCTGCACCCTCAGGCGAACATCGACAAGATGGCCTCGGGTACTCCGCTGAACGACGACGACCGCGCACCATGGCTGGCCGAGATCGGCAGGCGGTTTCCGGCGTCGAACTCTGCTCTTGTCATCGCGTGCAGCGCGCTCAAGCGCTCCTACCGGAACATCATCCGCAGTGCCGATCCATCCGTGGTGTTCGTGCACCTGCACGGCACCCGTGAGTTGCTGAATGCCCGTATGACTGCCCGTCCCGGGCACTTCATGCCGGCCTCGCTCCTGGACTCGCAACTGGCTGCGTTGGAAGCGCTCGACGACGACGAGGCCGGGATCGTCGTGGACATCGCATCGCCCGTGGAGGACATCGTGAATGACGTACATGCCGCGCTGACAGGCCGGTCCGCAGCGTACGCCGGGCCGCACTTGGTGGATTTGGCGGCGGCTCCCTACAACCTGGGTGACGCCGCGGTGGAGTGGGTGGAGAACACCATTGGCTCCATGACGCTGGAAGAGAAGATCGGCCAGCTGTTCATCAATCACAACAACGATTACTCCCCGGCATATCTTGACGGCGTGCTGGAGAACTTCCACGTGGGCGGTATGCGGTACCGGCCAGGGCCCTCGTCCGCCGTGCAGGAACACATCCGTTACGCCCAGTCCAAAACCCGGATTCCGCTGTTGATCGCGTCCAATCCGGAGATGGGCGGCGCCGGCAGTTGCGACGACGGCACGTTCGTTTCCACGCACTTGCAGGCGGGCTCGCATCCGGACAAGGCCATTGCGCGGCAGATGGGCCAGGTGGCCGGCGTCGAGACTGCCGCGCTGGGCTGCAACTGGGCCTTCGCGCCGATCGTGGACATTCACTACAACTGGCGCAACACGGTCATTTCCACGCGGGCTTTCGGCAACACCCCGGAGATTGTGGTGGAGCGGGCCAAGGAATACTTCGACGGCATCAGCGAATCACCCACCGTCTGCGCCATGAAGCACTTCCCGGGGGACGGCATTGACGAACGTGATCAACACGTAGTCACGTCCTACAACACCCTTGGCTATGACGACTGGAACGCCAGCTACGGTCACGTGTACCGCGAAATGATCGGGCACGGTGTGCAGTCCATCATGGTGGGCCACATCGGCGCTCCCGAGCTGTCCCGGCATTTCCGGCCAGGCTTGTCGGACGCTGAAATTCTCCCGGCCACGCTGGCGCCTGAGTTGTTGCAGGACCTGCTTCGTGGCGAACTGGGCTTCAATGGGCTGGTCCTCACGGATGCGTCCCTCATGGTGGGGCTGACACAGGCCATGAAGCGGCGCGACCTTGTACCTGCGACCATCGCGGCCGGCTGCGACATGTTCCTGTTCTTCCGGAACCCGGAGGAGGACTTTGGGTACATGCTGGATGGCTACAAGTCCGGGGTCATCAGCGAGGGGCGTTTGCAGGATGCCCTGCGGCGGATCCTGGGCCTGAAGGCGAGCCTCGGCTTGCACCTCGCGTCGCGGGAATCCTTGGTTCCGTCGGCCGAAGCCTTGGCCGCCATCGGCAGTGAGGCCCACCGTGCCATTGCTGCGGACGTTGCTGACAAGACCGTCACGCTGGTGAAGGACACCGCCCGCAACCTGCCCATCACCCCTCGGACGCATCCGCGGATCCGCCTCTACGGCATCTCCGGTGGCGCCGACTTCACCCGCGCCGATCCCCTGGCCTACCTGGACACCGTCCGGGAAGAGCTGGAAGCCGCAGGATTTGAGGTCAGCGTCTTCAGGACCGCTGAACAGCGCGAGGCTGCGGGGGAGGCCGGCATGAACTTCATGCGGGTCCTGTCCGAGGAAGCCACGGGCGACTATGCGGAGCGGTATGACGCCGCTTTCGTCTTCGCCAATGTGAAGGGTTTCGCACAGGAGGCTTCCATTCGGATCAAGTGGTCCTCGCCCATGGCCGCCGAAATTCCTTGGTACGCCACGGAGGTTCCCACGGTGTTTGTCTCCTTGAACCAGCCGAACCACTTGATTGACGTGCCCATGGTCAAGACCGCCATCCACGCACACGCGGCAACGCGCGAGGCCATCCGGGCGACCATTCAAAAGATCCAGGGCAAGTCCGGGTTCCAGGGGACGTTCAACCAGAACGTCTTCTGCGATTCGTTCGACACCCGCCTCTGA
- the uxaC gene encoding glucuronate isomerase: MSQSIAAHPDRLLPADPGTRSIARSLLERVQDLPIISPHGHVDAAVIEQNTPFPDPAALLVSPDHYVTRLIHANGVPMDQLLAGTASAPESREIWRTFVQAWPLFEGTASGYWLRTQFNDVFKLGADLSELSADASYDAIAAKLVEPDFRPRQLFKDFNIEVLATTDDPLDSLASHKALTEDPSFNGRVVPTFRPDAYLNVAHHSWSANVDRLIETAADGATGYAGYIAALENRRRYFVEHGAVSADHGVRTPATLKLDAAEAETLFERARAGSATAEDRDAFEAHMMYQMARMSVEDGLVMTIHPGSYRNHHGPTFESFGADTGHDIPFAVNYTEAIRPLLQDFGTAKDFHVVLFTLDETVFSRELAPLAGFYPSVYIGAPWWFLDAPDAMLRFRSAVTETAGFSRSSGFIDDTRAFCSIPARHDASRRIEAAFLARLVAEHRVTEDRAHELILDVVDSSPRRVFKL, from the coding sequence ATGTCACAGTCCATCGCAGCACACCCTGACAGGCTCCTGCCCGCAGATCCCGGGACGCGCAGCATCGCGCGGTCCTTGCTGGAGCGCGTCCAGGACCTGCCCATCATTTCCCCGCACGGCCACGTTGACGCCGCAGTCATCGAGCAGAACACGCCGTTCCCCGATCCTGCTGCGCTCCTGGTCAGCCCGGATCACTACGTCACCCGCCTGATCCACGCCAACGGAGTTCCGATGGACCAGCTGCTGGCAGGCACCGCGTCCGCCCCGGAGTCCAGGGAGATCTGGCGGACCTTTGTCCAGGCCTGGCCGCTCTTCGAAGGCACTGCCTCCGGATATTGGCTGCGCACCCAGTTCAACGATGTGTTCAAACTCGGTGCGGACCTCAGTGAGCTGTCCGCAGATGCAAGTTACGACGCTATTGCTGCCAAGTTGGTGGAACCCGACTTCCGCCCGCGGCAGCTCTTCAAGGACTTCAATATCGAGGTCCTCGCCACCACGGATGATCCGCTGGACAGTTTGGCCAGCCACAAGGCACTCACCGAAGATCCGAGCTTCAATGGCCGCGTCGTGCCCACGTTCCGCCCGGACGCCTACCTGAATGTGGCCCACCACAGCTGGAGTGCCAACGTCGATCGCCTCATCGAGACCGCGGCTGATGGCGCCACCGGCTACGCCGGCTACATCGCCGCCCTGGAAAACCGGCGTCGTTATTTCGTAGAGCATGGCGCGGTATCGGCGGACCATGGCGTCCGCACCCCGGCCACCCTCAAGCTTGATGCCGCGGAAGCAGAAACGCTCTTTGAACGTGCCCGTGCCGGGAGCGCAACTGCGGAAGACCGCGACGCCTTCGAGGCCCACATGATGTACCAAATGGCCCGGATGTCCGTGGAGGACGGCCTGGTCATGACCATCCACCCGGGTTCGTACCGGAACCACCACGGCCCTACGTTCGAGTCCTTTGGTGCCGATACCGGTCACGACATTCCGTTCGCCGTGAACTACACCGAGGCCATCCGTCCGTTGCTGCAGGATTTTGGTACGGCCAAGGACTTCCACGTGGTGCTCTTCACGCTCGACGAAACCGTCTTTTCCCGCGAACTGGCACCGCTGGCAGGTTTCTATCCGTCCGTGTACATCGGTGCCCCGTGGTGGTTCCTCGATGCGCCGGACGCCATGCTGCGCTTCCGCTCCGCCGTCACCGAAACGGCTGGCTTCTCGCGGTCCTCCGGCTTCATCGATGACACCCGGGCCTTCTGCTCCATCCCGGCACGGCACGACGCCTCCCGCAGGATCGAAGCCGCCTTCCTCGCGCGCCTCGTGGCCGAGCACCGCGTCACTGAAGACCGCGCGCACGAGCTGATTCTCGACGTCGTCGATTCCTCCCCGCGCAGGGTGTTCAAGCTGTGA
- the manD gene encoding D-mannonate dehydratase ManD: protein MKIIAAEVFVTSPSRNFVTLRITTEDGVTGIGDATLNGRELAVAAYLKEHVAQLLIGKDPHRIEDTWQFLYRSSYWRRGPVTMAAIAAVDMALWDIKGKVAGLPVYQLLGGASRNGLRAYGHASGADIPSLFDSVREHLELGYKSIRIQTAVPGIKAVYGVAAQAQASGERYDYEPAGRGNFPLEEDWDTRAYLRHLPTVFEAVRNEFGPEIPLLHDGHHRMTPIQAAKLGKALEPYDLFWLEDCTPAENQEGLRLVRQHTTTPLAIGEIFNTVYDFQTLIKEQLIDYVRAASTHFGGISPLKKVMDFAAQYQIKSGFHGPTDISPVGFAAQLHVGLAIHNYGIQEYMQHSDKTNEVFQQSMTFKDGYLHPGDNPGIGVEFNEEAAAAFPYQQAYLPYNRLVDGTVHDW from the coding sequence GTGAAAATCATTGCCGCTGAAGTCTTTGTGACCAGCCCGTCCCGGAACTTCGTCACCTTGCGCATCACCACGGAGGACGGTGTGACGGGCATCGGTGACGCGACCCTCAACGGCCGTGAACTCGCCGTGGCCGCGTACCTCAAGGAGCATGTTGCGCAGTTGCTGATCGGGAAGGATCCGCACCGGATCGAGGACACGTGGCAGTTCCTGTACCGCAGCTCCTACTGGCGCCGCGGGCCCGTCACCATGGCGGCCATCGCCGCCGTCGACATGGCACTGTGGGACATCAAAGGCAAGGTTGCCGGCCTGCCGGTGTACCAGCTGCTGGGAGGGGCTTCCCGCAACGGTCTGCGCGCTTACGGCCACGCATCCGGGGCTGACATTCCGTCGCTGTTCGACTCCGTTCGCGAACACTTGGAGCTGGGCTACAAGTCCATCCGCATCCAGACTGCCGTTCCCGGCATCAAGGCCGTCTATGGTGTTGCCGCCCAGGCCCAGGCCTCGGGCGAACGCTACGACTACGAGCCCGCCGGCCGCGGCAACTTCCCGTTGGAAGAAGACTGGGACACCCGCGCCTACCTGCGCCACTTGCCCACCGTTTTCGAGGCGGTGCGCAACGAGTTCGGCCCGGAAATCCCGCTGCTGCATGATGGCCACCACCGCATGACGCCCATCCAGGCCGCCAAGCTCGGCAAGGCCCTGGAACCGTACGACCTCTTTTGGTTGGAGGACTGCACCCCCGCCGAGAACCAGGAAGGGCTGCGCCTGGTCCGCCAGCACACCACCACCCCGCTGGCCATCGGCGAAATTTTCAACACCGTGTATGACTTCCAGACCCTCATCAAGGAACAGCTGATCGACTATGTCCGCGCAGCCTCCACCCACTTCGGCGGCATCTCACCGCTGAAGAAGGTCATGGACTTCGCCGCGCAGTACCAGATCAAGTCCGGCTTCCACGGCCCCACGGACATCTCCCCGGTGGGCTTCGCCGCCCAGCTGCACGTAGGCCTGGCCATCCACAACTACGGCATCCAGGAATACATGCAGCACTCTGACAAGACCAACGAGGTCTTCCAGCAGTCCATGACCTTCAAGGACGGCTACCTGCACCCGGGCGACAACCCCGGTATCGGCGTCGAATTCAATGAAGAAGCAGCCGCTGCGTTCCCGTACCAGCAGGCCTACCTGCCGTACAACCGCCTCGTGGACGGCACTGTTCATGACTGGTAA